TACAGAATTTTGTTTACGCCATACGCAGCTAAGCTTAGTCTTCGTCGCCGTAATGATCGCGCAGTGTGCGGCGGTAAATATCATCCTGGTCGCGGCGTGGGCGACGTGCGCCACCCTTAGACGCCTTGCGCGGAGTCGTATTGCGCTGTGCATGCTGCTGAGCACGACGCAGAGCAATTTCCATAGCGGTCGGGATTTCTTCTTCCGGCGCCATTGCTGCTGTCACTTCTTCTTCCGGCGTGCGCATACTCAGATCAATCTGACGATTACGCCGTGACATCTTGATAACGCGGGCTTCCACTTCATCGCCAATATTGACGACATCTTCAGGACGCTCCACATAACCATCAGTCAATTCTGAAATATGAACCATACCTGGGCGTTCCGCACCAATATCTACGAACACGCCATACGGCTCAATACGCGTCACAGTACCTTTATAGGTATCGCCACGCTTCACAGCTTCCCATGGCAGCGCAGGCGGCTTGACCATCGTCAAAGCAATGCGCTTATTCTCTTCGTCAACTTTGAGGACAAAAGCCTCAACCTCATCCCCTAACTTGACGACTTCTTCCAGATTTTGAAAGTCTTTGCGACCAAGCTGGGAAAGATGCAGTAAAGCATCGCTTTCTGCACCAATATCCACCATGGCACCGTACAGGCCCACGTGACGTACATGCCCTTTTACTTCATCGCCGGGCTGTAATGTAGCGATTGATGTCCCCGCATTATCAGACATTCCCCATAATTCCTTTCGTACTCACCTTGTGCGTCAATCCTCACGCATTTGACTTGCGTGCTACATGATCGTTGTTGTTTTATTGTGTTGCATGATTGCTTTATCTAAACGAATCACACCGACAGGAGGGATTTACCCTTCGCTGGACGCTGCATCTTCTGTCTCGGTGGATTCTGGCGTCGCTTCAGCATCGGCACTTTCGTCCGCCGTGCTACCATCATCATCTGCGGGAATATCAATTTCTTCAATGACATCACCGCTGTCACCTTCGCCGTCAACTGTTTCGCCTACAATATCGAACTCACCGTCAAGCATTTCTGCCAGCGGGCCGTAGCCCTCCCAATAGTACAAATCTGTGTTGAGCAGTTCATCCATATCGGCAGGATCAAGATAAATCGCACCGATAATTTCACTTTCTGGCGTTAATTCGCCAGTCTCAACACCCGAACCAAAT
The Phototrophicus methaneseepsis DNA segment above includes these coding regions:
- a CDS encoding S1 RNA-binding domain-containing protein produces the protein MSDNAGTSIATLQPGDEVKGHVRHVGLYGAMVDIGAESDALLHLSQLGRKDFQNLEEVVKLGDEVEAFVLKVDEENKRIALTMVKPPALPWEAVKRGDTYKGTVTRIEPYGVFVDIGAERPGMVHISELTDGYVERPEDVVNIGDEVEARVIKMSRRNRQIDLSMRTPEEEVTAAMAPEEEIPTAMEIALRRAQQHAQRNTTPRKASKGGARRPRRDQDDIYRRTLRDHYGDED